The Vulpes vulpes isolate BD-2025 chromosome 1, VulVul3, whole genome shotgun sequence genome contains the following window.
atgcacaatgGGGCAGAGGGGCTTGTAGTTGGGTCGGGGGGATAGATAACCCAGGGGTTAGCCCAAGGCTGGGGTGGAATAGAGAGTATTGAACGGGTTGTCATCTTGATTTATCCCTCAATGGCCATATGttgaaaaccatttttctttttcctccctctccactTGCTGCTTGGACTTTACTCTTCTGTTGTCTCTTTAACTTCGTCTCTGCCTTGCTGATTTCTGTGACTCGATGCCAATATCATTGtgcccctctgtcccctctctttgtctctcttgtgTTTCTATCCCTGAACCCtttgagtctctgtctctctctcttgatctctGGCTCTGTCCTcacccttctctgggcctccattcccttctctctctgggtccATGTTCTCACCCCACGACCCCTGCCTATTTCTgctctcccctttctctacatctccATTCCATTCTCTCCTTGCCTCTGTCTCCATTCCTCTCCGTGCTCCCTGCCATCTGTCTTTGGCCCCTCCCTTCTTGCCACAGCCTCGTGTCACCCCAGAGGGTGAGTATATACCACTGGATCACCAGGATGTGGACGTGGGCTTTGATGGTGGCACTGATCGAATCTTCCTTGTGTCTCCCATCACCATCGTGCATGAGATCGACTCTGCCAGTCCTCTGTATGAACTAGGACGTGCCGAGCTGGCCCGGGCTGACTTTGAGCTGGTGGTCATTCTTGAGGGCATGGTTGAGGCCACGGCCATGACCACACAGTGTCGCTCCTCCTACCTCCCTGGTGAGCTGCTCTGGGGCCATCGTTTTGAGCCAGTCCTCTTCCAGCGTGGCTCCCAGTATGAGGTTGACTATCGCCACTTCCACCGCACTTATGAGGTCCCAGGGACACCAGTCTGCAGCGCCAAGGAGTTGGATGAACAGGCAGAGCGGGCTTCTCACAGCCCCAAGTCTAGTTTCCCCGGCTCTCTGGCTGCATTTTGTTATGAGAACGAACTTGCGCTGAGCTGCTGCCaggaagaagatgaggaagaggaggccaaggagggggagggagtggAGGCCGAAGATGGGATTGCCAGCCCCCAAGTACTCACACCAACCCTGGCACTGACCCTGCCCCCATGATGCCAGCTGGTGTCTCCCTCTTTGTACCCCCTTCCCAGAGATAGAGAGATGGAGAGTTAGGGCCCTCTCCTGGGATGGGGGCAGGTGTTACCCAAGACCAACAGGCCTGCTGGGTAAACTCTTAGCTGGTGAAGTTCTGCCATGGATAGGGGACCCACCACAGACATGCTGGATCTTAATTCCTCTGTGTTCCATGCTCCCTCTCAAGACCCCTTTATCAGCCTGACGCCTGAGTCTCCCCAGAGCTGGGGAATCCAGGATTCTGGACCACCCAAGAGACAAGGACTGGTGGTTCTAGATTCCTCTGTGTGGCTGGGTTGGGTTGTTGAGCAGGGTCAGGAATCGGTGGTACATTTCCTCCAGGGGCAGCAACAGACATTACGTTTGTAGGTCTGGATTGACCTAAGATTCAAGGGACTGTTGCTTCTAGACTCAGCTAACCAagtagcaaattattttttttttctagaccaCATAAGGAGGGAGAGTTATGGAATGCCCCAGGAATTCAAGATCGTCTTTATTAACCAATGACAAAGATTGTTGACTGCAGGTCAAGAAAAGACCTTGTGGTTCCAGAAGGCCCAAGAGTTAAGATTCTGTGAATCTAGATTGACCACAGCGATAAGCACTCATGGTTCTAGAACAGGTTTGAGCTAGAATGTCGACCTACCAAGGAAAGTAAACAATCATTTTTCTAGAATGCACAAAACAACAGAGTGTCTGTGGTTCTGGAAGGGCTACAGTGACAGCTTGGGAGTTCTTGATATTAGATAACTCCTGACCACCAGCTGTAGAAAAACATCAAACCAAAGACATCATCAATGCTTCTTTATGATCCacgggtttgtttttttttttttttaagtgccattCTAGAATGTCCAAAGGAATCAGGATTCTGTGGCTCTAGATTGATCACAGAGTCAAGGAAGGAGTGGCAATGCTAGATGTTTGAGATTTACTGGTTCCAGTTTGCCCAGTGGAGCTGAGAATCTCGATGATTCTTTGTGGTTCTGTAATGCCAAAAGGAATCAAGGCTCCAGGGATCCAGAGTTGTCTATTATTAAAACCTGGAAGGTCGAATCAGCTCCTAGGACTCGGTAGTTCTGGACTACCGAGGACTTGATTGGCAGCATTTCTGGGCTGATTGGCAGCATTTCTGGGCTGATCTAGAAAGGGAGGGCCCATGCAAGACCCTGTGGATAACAGGGCTGGTTGTCaggcaagagagggagaggccaaAGGTTGATGAGTCTACAGTGCTCTGGAAACCTATACCTAGTGATGTGTGTCTATTTCTTAAAGAtgttatacatatgtgtattatatatatatatataatataaatacagatatcTATCTATACTTTGCCATGGTTTGTACAAAAGGGTTAGAAATTGAGCTGGAGTTGATTAGAATGGAGTCCTTTATGAGGATCCAGAAAGCTTTGCTCTAAATCCCAACTCTGCCCCAACTTACTGCTTGAATCTGGGCAGACCACTCCCCTCCTTCTTGCCTCaatctccccatctgtaaaaatggggCACTGGAACTTGAAGTTCTCCGAGGACTTTTCCACCAGGATGATTCCTCACTTCATTGAAAGGGATGGCTCGTGGTGGGAGTGAAGGTGCTATAGTTGGCCCAGCTCCCCCTGGTCCTGAAATGCATGACCTTCCAGGGGCAACTGGGATAGGAGATGCTCTTGGAGGCCAGCTCTGAACTTGGATGTGTGATCGACAGGGCAGGCAAGGGGTAGCGGGGGCGGAGGCTAAGGGCCagaacctccccccaccccctgccccattcCAGTTTAGgggacaggaaaaggaaaagggagctcTGAATGCCAGGAGGAAGTATGTGTTCAGGGGGGGAACTGTGCCCCAGATTAAATCATTGGGAGTCCTGGTGGTGTGTCCGTGAGTGTGCTTCTGGGGCTTGGCTCCTCATGCCTGTCCCCCAACCTCCACCGCACTGTTATCCAACTAAGTGCCCAGCAGGCTGGGAGCCAACTGCAGGAGCCAGTGCCAAGGAGGAGGATACATTCCCATTCGTGTCCCAGGACAGCGGGCAGGCACTGTCATTGCTCATTAGTTTGCCCCAGTGCTGCATCAACCCAGGTCCCCGCTTGTggcttccccacctccctttATCCTTCAAAATCCCCCACTTAATAACCGGATGGGATTAATTAGCTAGCTGTTCTCCCAGTGCAGGTGTCTGAGGtagggacaggggtgggggtaaTGGAAACACCGGCATGGGAAAGGATGTTAAGTTAGGGGTGAAGGGACAGGAGGGGCTTCTGCTTGGAAGGAAGAAGAGTGGGGCCAGGCTGGCACACCCTAGCTTTCCACGAGGGGAGGACAAGACCCAGGCCACTCATAAAGGTCAGGGAGGAGATTAAGAGGCTCCGTGTCTAATCTGTCAGCTTAACCAGGTCCTGGCCCTGAATCTGTCCCCACCTGCCTAGCCCAGGGACGGCAAATGAGGACAAGGCCCAGTCACTACCTGAGACCCAGTTAGGGACCCACCCATGACAGTGATGCCCGGGTGCTCCATCCTGGCCAGCTGCCTGCACTTGGTTTTTCTGCAAGGAATGGAAATgagaggctggggcagagggggaggggagagaagggtaTCATAGGTGGGGAGACTCCGAGAGGAGGTAGGAGTTTAAGAAGAGGAGGAACctgaagggaggggaggaagagaggacgGAAAGGACTTTGCGAGCGAGGAAGGAACCGGAGAGGTGGGAGGATGTTGAGGAAGAGGAGCCGTTTTAGGGGAAGGATGCTAAAGTGAGGGGAGGAgtatgagggagagagggaggaactCGAGAGGCAGAAGGCGCCAGGAAGGCGTAGCCTTCCCCGAATGTCCCACTCTGCATGACAGATACCCAATAGCGTAGAAAGAATGTCTTTTGTTTCACCACCCCTCGGCTCGCAAGAGGCCGAAGTGGCTGGGGAAGTCCTGAGAGGGGTTAAAGAAAGGATCTGGAGATCAGAGAGGCCAgtaaggggaggaaggaggccaaAAGACGGGCCAAAGCGGCTCCCAGTTGCCTGGCAACCGCTGCGGTCAAAAGCCTGCTGCGCCGGCCGCGGAGGTGTGGCTCCCGGAAACAGCAGACAGTTATGGCGCCGCCCCCTGGCAACGAGACAAACAAAGTACCGCTCCCCGGCAACCTATCACTAGAGGCGGGGTCGACTGGCCTAGCGTCCTTCCAGGGCCCTTGCGCAGGCGCCGTCCTCTCGGCTCGCGCACAGTCCCGCCTGCATGCAACTCCTCTCCGAGTCTTCTCATTGGCGGGCACACCAGCCACAAACCTTCTTTTGTttcgggggcggggcccggctcCCTGGCCGCACTCCGATTGGCCCTACTGCCCGTCTATCTCCGGCCGTACGGTGCTACGTCTGTTCCCTGTGCGCCTATTGGTCCTGGAGGACGATCCTTCGGGGTCGGGGGCGGGGCAGACGAGAGGGCTCTCCATGGATTGGACGGTGTCAAAACGAGGGGCGGTCCCTATTGGCGGGGCGGTTGGGAGGCGAACGGAGAGTCTTTTCAGCGCTGAGGACTGGCGCTGAGGAGGCGGCGGTGGCTCCCGGGGCGTTTGAGCGGGCTCACCCGAGCCCGCGGGCCAACGCGGATCCAGGCCCGACCGGCGGGACCGCCCCGGACTCCCCGCGGGCCTTCCTAGCCGCCATGGAGGACGGTGTCTATGGTAGGtcagggaggggcggggccggctgGGAGCGGATGGAGCGTTTGGACTGGAACGTTCGGCCGCGAACGTCCCTCCCGGCGCGCGCCGCGCGGCGCCTTGGGGCCCCGTCGAAGCCTCGCTTTTGTGGGGCGCGGAACGGGCTTCCGGCGGGGCCCGAGAGCAGGGCGTTCCAGGCCATTGTGTGGGCCGAGCCTGTTTCCGGtggcggcgggaggggcgggaTGGAGCGGCGGAGGCGCGGCCGGGGCGGAACCATTCCCGCTGGAAGGGCCGGGCGAGCCCAGTGCCTGCTGGGAGCCGGGAGGGGGGCTTCTGGGGCGCTTGGCTGGGGAGAAATCTTGGGGGCTGCGGGGATCGCGCgaaggcggggcgggggcctTCGATGCCCCGCCCCCCTTCCCCAACTCTTAGGAGCTGTCACCAGCTTTCCCTGCCGTAGTTACTTTTCATGGACCCAGGAGTCCGGACACCCAAGCTCCCAGTTGCCTCGCCAGGAATGGAGGCAGAGAACCAAGGCCTCACTCCCCTTCCAAGTAATGGACCCGGAAGTTCGGCCTCCCAGCCCCCTTCTGCCTCAGACTCAGGAGTCCTGACCCctagcctcctcctcccccaggactTAAGAGTCTAGATCCGCAGCCCTTCCTTGTCTGGGCTGAGAAATCTAGACTCCCAGCCCCTTCTTCCAGGAAACAGAGGAGGCCcaatcctcatcctcatcctccctTGCAACCTAGTCCTGCCCACCCCAGCTCGGTCCTCCCCCAGATTGCAGGAATCCAGGttcccagcccccagaactgaCCTCCAACCCCTGACCCTGACCCACAGAGCCCCCAGACCTGACTCCGGAGGAGCGGATGGAGCTGGAGAACATCCGGCGGCGGAAACAGGAGCTGCTGGTGGAGATCCAGCGCCTTCGGGAGGAGCTCAGTGAAGCCATGAGCGAGGTGGAGGGTCTGGAGGCCAatgagggcaggtgagggctggggtggggaacTTGGGGGTCATGGGGCCAGGCCAGGGACGCCCAGGCATTGAGCCTCCATCCCTTGCTCTCTCCTGCAGTAAGACCTTGCAACGGAACCGGAAGATGGCAATGGGCAGGAAGAAGTTCAACATGGATCCCAAGAAGGTGCTTGGGTCACAGGGCTGGGATTGGCCAGGCAGACATCCAGACAGGGGCTTCTGGCACTTTCAGGTTCTAGATCTACTTGAGGTCGACACATGTGGTTCTAATTCTGGGATTCAGATATTGGCAGTCCATTTGTTTTCTGAACACTAACAGAGGTGTCCCCGCCTCCTGACCTTTGCGTGTCCTGTGTCCTCTGCCTGGGAggctcccttcccctttctgttCATATTTCTGGACCCTCTTGTGGTGCCACCTAGAGTCTCAGGAGTAGCTCGAGTGTGGTAGGGAATATGGACCATGACATGCCCAAAGGAGGGTTGATCAGTGCCACTTCACAGAGATACCAGGGCTGTGGACCTTCATGGGGGAGCCTCGTAAAGTTAGGGCTTTCTCGAGGAGAGGATGTTCAGGTCCGGTTTGAAGGACGAGTCCGTGTCCACCCGGTGCAGAGAGATGTTTGTTTACTAGGTCATTCATTTCACACATTCTCTGTGGCCTCCCTCGAGCTTGCCTGTGTACTAGGcagggctggagacccaggacaaGAGCTGGCCCTACCTTGCCTTTGGTGAGCCCTTAGACATGGCTGCCACACTCCAGAGTTAGGTGTAGCTCTCCTGGCCCAGGGCGAGCCAAGAAGGCCCCATCCAGCCTGAGGCTTGGCCCTCACAGCCCGTGCATGCTGCTGCGTACTAACAGTGTCTGATGGTATTCTTGAAGCCCAAAGCAATTGTAGTTTGTCACACATTCAGCAAACTCACTGGGCTCCTGTTCCTTGCGGGACTCTGCCCTTGCTGCTGGACTAAccaggcaaaggcagagggaacagtaggTGTGAAGGCTCTGAGGTGGAAGGGATGGTATTTAGGGACCACTGTGAAGCCCCAAACAAGACTTGACCCAGTTCTATCCAGGCTGGGGGTGGATGCTGAGGTCCTTGGGGAGGCAGTGGGGTGTGGCTTTCTGGCTGTTGGGGCTGAGACCTGGTCCCCACCCACCAGGGGATCCAGTTCTTGGTGGAGAATGAACTCCTGCAGAACACACCCGAAGAAATCGCCCGCTTTCTGTACAAGGGCGAGGGCCTGAACAAGACCGCCATCGGGGACTACCTGGGGGAGAGGTGAGACCCTGCCCAGCTCCCTGTCATCCCCTGTGcccagctccttttttttttttaagattttatttattcacgagagccacagaaagagaggctgagacacaggtagagggaagagaagcaggttccatgcaaggatgtgagacttgatcccaggaatctgggatcacgccctgagccgaaggcaggaaGCACCCACTGAGCTGGCCAGGCGTccctgcccagctcctgcccttAGGCCACCAGCTTTCTCTCCTGAGAGAGGCCCTGATAGACCTGCCCTCTGGCTGGATTGTGACAGGGGAGTGATGGAGGGGTCAGTGGAAGCCTGGGGCTGTCTGTGCTCATCTTGGGGGCATGGGAATCTCCGGTGGATGCCTGAAAAGTTGAGGACCATCCATTTATGTCTGGGGACAGTGGAGAACATCTGTGAGCCTTGTGGGAGCATGAGAATTGTGTAGACAACTGATGTGCATTGGCGTTACGTGGACAGCTAGGGAACATAGGGACAGGATCATCAGGGAGCACGGGCACCTGTGGACACCTGGGGTATGAGGTCTGTGGATATTAGGGGTGCCTAGGGATTTGTGGACATCTGGGCTGATAGGAACATCTGAGGGACACAGGACCGTCTGGATGTCTGGGTTGCTTAGGAATTGTGTGGACATCGGGGAATGTATAGAACTTTCTGGGCACCTGGAAAGTATAAGGACTATCAGATTGTTGGGATTATGGGGATTGTATGGATATCCAGAGATGTTTGGGGGCCCTCTGGACATCTGGGGCATATGGGGATTGTTTCAGGAGCATCTGGGGTGCATGGGGACAGCCTGGCAGGTGTGGGGACCATTTCTGGACATCTGCAGAACCCGGGGACCATCAGAGAGGTGATAGTAGGTGGGACACATCTGCTGTGTTCCTCTTAACTACAAAGGTTCAGCTAAACCAGGGATGATCTTGCAGCAAGAGCGTGTTCTGAGCATTCCTGTCCTGGGGCCAGGCCTGTGCTGGGGCCAGGCTAACATCTCGCCTGCTCCAGAGGCAGCCACTATGCAGAAGCGGTGGCCGAGACTCCCCAGTGTTTGCTTCCTGTCCACTCCCACTCCAGCCTCCTTCCTGTGCATGACTCTGTCTCTGTCCTCCCAGGGAAGAGCTGAACTTGGCAGTGCTCCATGCCTTTGTGGATCTGCATGAGTTTACTGACCTCAATCTGGTGCAGGCCCTCAGGTGAGAGGGATAGGGTTGGAAGGGCAGGAATGTACCTGTCAGGGCTTtctttacagatgatgaaactctactcaggaaaaaaaaaaaaaaattagggaatcGAGCTTTTCATGTAAGGTAAAAGTCCACAGTAGGGTCTCCTTCAGGCACACCTGTATCCAGGTGCTCAAATGGTATCTGAAggttgatttttctctctttgggtTGTCCTTGCCACTGTGTTGGCATTGCTCTCTGTAGACCCTCTTCTCACATGACAACAGAAGCCCTTGGTGACCACCAGACCTTTTTAGCAACCTTAGCAGAAAGAaggcttttttttctgtataaatccCCCAAAAGGCTCACAGCCAGTGCTCATGGGGCAGCTTGGATCCATACCTGAGACAGATGCTGAGGCCGCAAGGCTGTTACTGCTTCCTGACACGGGGAACGAGAATGGGGAGAGGTTTCTGCCGGTCCTGGCACCCACACCCGGCTCCCCCTCTAACCCAGGCAATTTCTCTGGAGCTTTCGCCTCCCCGGAGAGGCCCAGAAGATTGACCGGATGATGGAAGCCTTTGCCCAGCGATACTGCCTGTGCAACCCTGGGGTCTTCCAGTCCACAGGTGGGGGACCCAGActcctggggcctgggcaggCGGGCCGGGGGGGCCCACTGACCTGTGTCGTCACCACCTGACTGTCTGGTGCAGACACGTGCTACGTGCTGTCCTTCGCCGTGATCATGCTGAACACCAGCCTTCACAATCCCAACGTCCGGGACAAGCCGGGCCTGGAGCGCTTCGTGGCCATGAACCGGGGCATCAACGAGGGTGGGGACCTGCCAGAGGAGCTGCTCAGGGTCAGGCgccacccccttccccttccctgccgCCCCCCAGTGCCATCCTTCTTCCTACCCTGGGCCCTCCTCCATGTTGGGCCTCCTGGTGCCTGAGCTGTCTGGGGTGATCATGCCAACCTGTCcgtttccttttcccttcctccctcccaggccAACCTCagtctccatctctctgtcttttctgtctcttgAGCTTTGCAGACTGCTGCAgctctgcctcttttctttgtcttctctctctgctccccaggcctccctccacccatctgcctcctcctcccctccccttcccggGGCCACTCCACCAGTGGTCCCAccgcctcccccctcctccatgGCCAGGTAGCCCTGGGAGGGTCCCTGGGGCCTGGTGTTGCTGACTGCACCTTCGCCCCTCAGAACCTCTATGACAGCATCCGAAATGAACCCTTCAAGATTCCCGAGGATGACGGCAATGACCTGACCCACACCTTCTTCAACCCGGATCGGGAGGGATGGCTCCTTAAGCTGGGTACGTCCCCTCCTGAACCTGCTGGCTGCCTCTGCAGGGGGACTTCAGGGGGCCCAGGCTCAGGACCTGGCTTTCATGCGCATTTGTGGTGTGATCTTAGGTCCGTgatttgacctctctgagctttgtttCCAAATCCTCAAAATGGGCCTGAAAACAAGATGAGGCCTGTGTGCTGGGCCCCAGCACAGGCATAGAGGAGGGGCCCCATAAATATGTGTGGCTATAAGGTAGGCATTGGAGAGCACCGAATAAATGCCAGGCTCTGCTTATGAATGTAAAGTTCCCAACAGGGCTGGAATGCGTGG
Protein-coding sequences here:
- the CYTH2 gene encoding cytohesin-2 isoform X2, whose amino-acid sequence is MEDGVYEPPDLTPEERMELENIRRRKQELLVEIQRLREELSEAMSEVEGLEANEGSKTLQRNRKMAMGRKKFNMDPKKGIQFLVENELLQNTPEEIARFLYKGEGLNKTAIGDYLGEREELNLAVLHAFVDLHEFTDLNLVQALRQFLWSFRLPGEAQKIDRMMEAFAQRYCLCNPGVFQSTDTCYVLSFAVIMLNTSLHNPNVRDKPGLERFVAMNRGINEGGDLPEELLRNLYDSIRNEPFKIPEDDGNDLTHTFFNPDREGWLLKLGGRVKTWKRRWFILTDNCLYYFEYTTDKEPRGIIPLENLSIREVDDPRKPNCFELYIPNNKGQLIKACKTEADGRVVEGNHMVYRISAPTQEEKEEWIKSIQAAVSVDPFYEMLAARKKRISVKKKQEQP
- the CYTH2 gene encoding cytohesin-2 isoform X1, encoding MLLFMDPGVRTPKLPVASPGMEAENQGLTPLPKPPDLTPEERMELENIRRRKQELLVEIQRLREELSEAMSEVEGLEANEGSKTLQRNRKMAMGRKKFNMDPKKGIQFLVENELLQNTPEEIARFLYKGEGLNKTAIGDYLGEREELNLAVLHAFVDLHEFTDLNLVQALRQFLWSFRLPGEAQKIDRMMEAFAQRYCLCNPGVFQSTDTCYVLSFAVIMLNTSLHNPNVRDKPGLERFVAMNRGINEGGDLPEELLRNLYDSIRNEPFKIPEDDGNDLTHTFFNPDREGWLLKLGGRVKTWKRRWFILTDNCLYYFEYTTDKEPRGIIPLENLSIREVDDPRKPNCFELYIPNNKGQLIKACKTEADGRVVEGNHMVYRISAPTQEEKEEWIKSIQAAVSVDPFYEMLAARKKRISVKKKQEQP